From Chaetodon auriga isolate fChaAug3 chromosome 10, fChaAug3.hap1, whole genome shotgun sequence, a single genomic window includes:
- the tbc1d25 gene encoding TBC1 domain family member 25 isoform X1: MAGEEERGVVRVKVKKCDGMLPVEFRSFAVDPQITSLEVLQHILIRAFDLNGKRNFGISYLSRDRSGAEIYQSLVSDWDLDVAFVSAAKPYLQLKMDIKPSEDSPVMEDWDIISPKDVIGSEQLLAERTRSLASAALPFTQSLLSQVGRTLSRVQQAFSWSYGEEVKPFKPPLSDAEFHSYLNGQGQLTRPEELRLRIYHGGVDPSLRKVVWRYLLNVYPDGLSGQERMDYMKRKTREYDQLKREWTSRVSLEDLEFIRGNVLKDVLRTDRAHPYYSGSEDSPHLTALTDLLTTFAITHPQISYCQGMSDIASPILAVMDNEAHAFICFCGIMKRLEGNFRPDGQLMSIKFQHLKLLLQYSDPEFYSYLVSRGADDLFFCYRWLLLELKREFVFDDALRMLEVTWSSLPPDPPETEVELLGPPLETYETLSCRDKDKRVDNCLGDDKEQKEKQRRRHMLRPSREESDVSTNAIIEKEDVGAGKESEGTESDNPQVTMEKADLTAPPFERQSSFGEFKYYTAQNEDSFNIEDAGQPQGLATSKSVTSIPRRQSTVDSEEDPEERTPLIKNCDNGFSSMSSPPLFPSGLPVWKTAHSVSPTSPASPSSWPDSPPKSPSPSTTNGSGPFPRTVPKVLTASTQVLSSTVQSPTTPSVKTSVVSPSHTQNRSHLSSPILSFGRGTSLSSSRSSSSNLPSPSNKSPSTTAITPSSSKAETKLCSLPPPQEFGKGNPFMLFLCLSILLEHRDHIIKNCLDYNELAMHFDRLVRRHNLSRVLARAKALFADYLQSEVWDSEEGDEVSLDSPTTATPAQHSLSSTISVRPIYSPLASPQSSSLNSTYNLGTTIPSPTAQVSASPTS; encoded by the exons ATGGCAggcgaggaggagaggggggtggTTCGTGTCAAAGTCAAG AAATGTGATGGGATGCTTCCTGTGGAGTTTCGCTCCTTTGCCGTTGATCCTCAGATAACATCACTGGAGGTCCTACAGCACATACTTATCAGAGCCTTTGATTTGAATGG GAAGCGGAATTTTGGCATCAGTTACTTGTCTCGAGATCGGAGTGGTGCTGAAATATATCAgtctctggtgtctgactgGGATTTGGATGTTGCATTTGTGAGTGCAGCCAAACCCTATCTACAGCTCAAGATGGACATTAAACCTTCAGAGGACA GTCCTGTTATGGAGGACTGGGACATCATCAGCCCCAAAGATGTGATTGGCTCTGAGCAGCTTCTCGCAGAGAGGACTAGGTCTTTGGCATCGGCAGCTCTTCCCTTCACCCAGTCTCTACTGTCCCAG GTGGGCAGGACCCTGTCCAGAGTCCAGCAGGCCTTCAGCTGGTCTTATGGGGAGGAGGTCAAGCCTTTCAAGCCCCCTCTGAGCGACGCTGAGTTTCACAGTTACCTCAACGGACAGGGCCAGTTGACACGACCTGAGGAACTCAGACTGCGGATCTACCATGGCGGTGTGGACCCTTCATTGCGCAAG GTTGTTTGGAGATACCTCCTGAACGTCTACCCTGATGGGCTCAGTGGACAGGAAAGAATGGACTAcatgaagaggaagacgagggagTATGACCAGCTGAAGAGAGAGTGGACATCACGGGTCAGCCTTGAGGACCTTGAATTTATACGTGGGAATGTTCTTAAAGACGTCCTGAGGACGGACCGGGCTCATCCATACTATTCAGGCTCAGAAGACAGTCCACATTTGACTGCCCTCACAGATCTGCTCACCACATTTGCCATCACACATCCACAG ataTCATACTGTCAAGGCATGAGTGATATTGCCTCCCCTATCCTTGCAGTAATGGACAATGAGGCGCATGCCTTCATTTGCTTTTGTGGCATTATGAAACGATTGGAGGGGAACTTCAGGCCAGATGGGCAGCTTATGTCTATTAAGTTCCAGCACCTAAAGTTGCTTCTGCAGTACTCAGATCCTGAATTTTACTCTTATCTGGTGTCCAGAGGAGCTGATGACCTCTTCTTCTGTTATCGCTGGCTGCTTCTGGAACTCAAGCgagagtttgtgtttgacgATGCTTTGAGGATGCTGGAGGTTACTTGGAGCTCCCTGCCCCCGGATCCTCCTGAAACTGAGGTGGAACTTCTGGGTCCACCACTGGAAACCTATGAAACACTGTCCTGCAGAGACAAGGACAAGAGAGTTGATAATTGCCTTGGAGATGATAAGGAACAAAAAGAGAAGCAGCGTAGACGACATATGCTGAGGCCTTCAAGAGAAGAATCAGACGTGAGCACGAATGCTATAATAGAAAAAGAAGATGTAGGAGCTGGAAAGGAAAGTGAGGGCACTGAAAGTGATAATCCTCAAGTGACCATGGAAAAGGCAGATTTGACAGCTCCTCCTTTTGAGAGGCAAAGTAGTTTTGGAGAGTTTAAATACTATACTGCCCAAAATGAAGATAGCTTTAATATAGAGGATGCTGGGCAGCCACAGGGCTTGGCAACTTCAAAGTCAGTAACAAGCATTCCAAGGCGCCAGTCCACAGTTGACAGCGAGGAGGACCCAGAGGAGAGAACACCTCTCATAAAAAACTGTGACAATGGTTTCTCTTCAATgtcatcacctcctctctttcctaGTGGCCTACCAGTCTGGAAAACTGcccactctgtctctcccacaTCTCCAGCTTCACCCTCCAGCTGGCCAGACTCTCCTCCAAAATCCCCATCCCCTTCCACAACCAATGGAAGTGGGCCCTTTCCAAGAACTGTCCCAAAAGTATTAACCGCCTCTACTCAAGTGCTCAGCAGTACAGTACAGTCGCCCACAACCCCCTCTGTAAAAACATCTGTTGTGTCTCCCTCCCACACTCAGAATCGATCCCATCTGTCTTCACCCATTTTGTCCTTTGGAAGAGGCACCTCGCTGTCTAGTAGCAGGTCATCCTCCAGCAATCTCCCTTCACCTAGCAACAAGTCCCCCAGCACTACAGCTATCACGCCCAGTTCTTCGAAAGCTGAGACCAAACTGTGTTCCTTGCCACCTCCTCAGGAGTTTGGCAAAGGCAATCCCTTCATGCTTTTCCTGTGCCTGTCCATCCTGCTGGAGCACAGAGACCACATCATCAAGAACTGCTTGGATTACAACGAGCTAGCCATGCACTTCGATCGTCTTGTGCGGCGCCATAACCTGAGCAGGGTGCTGGCACGAGCCAAGGCCTTATTCGCAGACTACTTGCAGAGTGAAGTATGGGACTCAGAAGAAGGGGATGAGGTTAGCTTGGACTCCCCAACAACAGCAACTCCTGCTCAACACTCCCTTTCTTCAACCATCTCTGTCAGGCCCATTTACAGTCCTTTAGCATCGCCTCAGTCATCATCTCTGAACTCAACCTATAATCTTGGAACCACCATTCCCTCCCCAACAGCTCAAGTTTCCGCTTCTCCCACGTCCTGA
- the tbc1d25 gene encoding TBC1 domain family member 25 isoform X2: protein MIKKCDGMLPVEFRSFAVDPQITSLEVLQHILIRAFDLNGKRNFGISYLSRDRSGAEIYQSLVSDWDLDVAFVSAAKPYLQLKMDIKPSEDSPVMEDWDIISPKDVIGSEQLLAERTRSLASAALPFTQSLLSQVGRTLSRVQQAFSWSYGEEVKPFKPPLSDAEFHSYLNGQGQLTRPEELRLRIYHGGVDPSLRKVVWRYLLNVYPDGLSGQERMDYMKRKTREYDQLKREWTSRVSLEDLEFIRGNVLKDVLRTDRAHPYYSGSEDSPHLTALTDLLTTFAITHPQISYCQGMSDIASPILAVMDNEAHAFICFCGIMKRLEGNFRPDGQLMSIKFQHLKLLLQYSDPEFYSYLVSRGADDLFFCYRWLLLELKREFVFDDALRMLEVTWSSLPPDPPETEVELLGPPLETYETLSCRDKDKRVDNCLGDDKEQKEKQRRRHMLRPSREESDVSTNAIIEKEDVGAGKESEGTESDNPQVTMEKADLTAPPFERQSSFGEFKYYTAQNEDSFNIEDAGQPQGLATSKSVTSIPRRQSTVDSEEDPEERTPLIKNCDNGFSSMSSPPLFPSGLPVWKTAHSVSPTSPASPSSWPDSPPKSPSPSTTNGSGPFPRTVPKVLTASTQVLSSTVQSPTTPSVKTSVVSPSHTQNRSHLSSPILSFGRGTSLSSSRSSSSNLPSPSNKSPSTTAITPSSSKAETKLCSLPPPQEFGKGNPFMLFLCLSILLEHRDHIIKNCLDYNELAMHFDRLVRRHNLSRVLARAKALFADYLQSEVWDSEEGDEVSLDSPTTATPAQHSLSSTISVRPIYSPLASPQSSSLNSTYNLGTTIPSPTAQVSASPTS from the exons ATGATAAAG AAATGTGATGGGATGCTTCCTGTGGAGTTTCGCTCCTTTGCCGTTGATCCTCAGATAACATCACTGGAGGTCCTACAGCACATACTTATCAGAGCCTTTGATTTGAATGG GAAGCGGAATTTTGGCATCAGTTACTTGTCTCGAGATCGGAGTGGTGCTGAAATATATCAgtctctggtgtctgactgGGATTTGGATGTTGCATTTGTGAGTGCAGCCAAACCCTATCTACAGCTCAAGATGGACATTAAACCTTCAGAGGACA GTCCTGTTATGGAGGACTGGGACATCATCAGCCCCAAAGATGTGATTGGCTCTGAGCAGCTTCTCGCAGAGAGGACTAGGTCTTTGGCATCGGCAGCTCTTCCCTTCACCCAGTCTCTACTGTCCCAG GTGGGCAGGACCCTGTCCAGAGTCCAGCAGGCCTTCAGCTGGTCTTATGGGGAGGAGGTCAAGCCTTTCAAGCCCCCTCTGAGCGACGCTGAGTTTCACAGTTACCTCAACGGACAGGGCCAGTTGACACGACCTGAGGAACTCAGACTGCGGATCTACCATGGCGGTGTGGACCCTTCATTGCGCAAG GTTGTTTGGAGATACCTCCTGAACGTCTACCCTGATGGGCTCAGTGGACAGGAAAGAATGGACTAcatgaagaggaagacgagggagTATGACCAGCTGAAGAGAGAGTGGACATCACGGGTCAGCCTTGAGGACCTTGAATTTATACGTGGGAATGTTCTTAAAGACGTCCTGAGGACGGACCGGGCTCATCCATACTATTCAGGCTCAGAAGACAGTCCACATTTGACTGCCCTCACAGATCTGCTCACCACATTTGCCATCACACATCCACAG ataTCATACTGTCAAGGCATGAGTGATATTGCCTCCCCTATCCTTGCAGTAATGGACAATGAGGCGCATGCCTTCATTTGCTTTTGTGGCATTATGAAACGATTGGAGGGGAACTTCAGGCCAGATGGGCAGCTTATGTCTATTAAGTTCCAGCACCTAAAGTTGCTTCTGCAGTACTCAGATCCTGAATTTTACTCTTATCTGGTGTCCAGAGGAGCTGATGACCTCTTCTTCTGTTATCGCTGGCTGCTTCTGGAACTCAAGCgagagtttgtgtttgacgATGCTTTGAGGATGCTGGAGGTTACTTGGAGCTCCCTGCCCCCGGATCCTCCTGAAACTGAGGTGGAACTTCTGGGTCCACCACTGGAAACCTATGAAACACTGTCCTGCAGAGACAAGGACAAGAGAGTTGATAATTGCCTTGGAGATGATAAGGAACAAAAAGAGAAGCAGCGTAGACGACATATGCTGAGGCCTTCAAGAGAAGAATCAGACGTGAGCACGAATGCTATAATAGAAAAAGAAGATGTAGGAGCTGGAAAGGAAAGTGAGGGCACTGAAAGTGATAATCCTCAAGTGACCATGGAAAAGGCAGATTTGACAGCTCCTCCTTTTGAGAGGCAAAGTAGTTTTGGAGAGTTTAAATACTATACTGCCCAAAATGAAGATAGCTTTAATATAGAGGATGCTGGGCAGCCACAGGGCTTGGCAACTTCAAAGTCAGTAACAAGCATTCCAAGGCGCCAGTCCACAGTTGACAGCGAGGAGGACCCAGAGGAGAGAACACCTCTCATAAAAAACTGTGACAATGGTTTCTCTTCAATgtcatcacctcctctctttcctaGTGGCCTACCAGTCTGGAAAACTGcccactctgtctctcccacaTCTCCAGCTTCACCCTCCAGCTGGCCAGACTCTCCTCCAAAATCCCCATCCCCTTCCACAACCAATGGAAGTGGGCCCTTTCCAAGAACTGTCCCAAAAGTATTAACCGCCTCTACTCAAGTGCTCAGCAGTACAGTACAGTCGCCCACAACCCCCTCTGTAAAAACATCTGTTGTGTCTCCCTCCCACACTCAGAATCGATCCCATCTGTCTTCACCCATTTTGTCCTTTGGAAGAGGCACCTCGCTGTCTAGTAGCAGGTCATCCTCCAGCAATCTCCCTTCACCTAGCAACAAGTCCCCCAGCACTACAGCTATCACGCCCAGTTCTTCGAAAGCTGAGACCAAACTGTGTTCCTTGCCACCTCCTCAGGAGTTTGGCAAAGGCAATCCCTTCATGCTTTTCCTGTGCCTGTCCATCCTGCTGGAGCACAGAGACCACATCATCAAGAACTGCTTGGATTACAACGAGCTAGCCATGCACTTCGATCGTCTTGTGCGGCGCCATAACCTGAGCAGGGTGCTGGCACGAGCCAAGGCCTTATTCGCAGACTACTTGCAGAGTGAAGTATGGGACTCAGAAGAAGGGGATGAGGTTAGCTTGGACTCCCCAACAACAGCAACTCCTGCTCAACACTCCCTTTCTTCAACCATCTCTGTCAGGCCCATTTACAGTCCTTTAGCATCGCCTCAGTCATCATCTCTGAACTCAACCTATAATCTTGGAACCACCATTCCCTCCCCAACAGCTCAAGTTTCCGCTTCTCCCACGTCCTGA